Proteins co-encoded in one Jeotgalibacillus malaysiensis genomic window:
- a CDS encoding multicopper oxidase, translating to MKEGIEIMQKKLLKGTLSILAAIILSACTGDSGGMNSSMMMDNEDNPDQGMDQDGMNEMMDHGEVPSLASSEGVNELVIPPLLEKQKGKNYDYEVTAQEGITEFFEGISTETYGYNGDLLGPTLKIEEGESVNVKITNDLNEPTTFHWHGLEVASKIDGGPSDEIQPGESRIITLEADQPAATLWYHPHVHEMTAEQVFRGLSGMLIIDNSINSDLEIPNEYGVNDIPLIFQDRLFDEDKQLDYDNLMNVDGTLGDVSMVNGTINPKMTVTEPIMRFRLLNGSNARNYTFRLSNGDNFTQIASDGSLLDEPVDRKELTLAASERAEILIDFSKLTEEESLSIINEEGVVLLPFDVKDTDSTAGSIKTWTTDEPFLTDEEKEMPVTKNIELFGMMDMVSINGKKFDADRIDLRQEQGVTEVWEIYNKPDMMGGMVHPFHIHGTQFKVISRDGEEVEESEQGFKDSVAVEPGERVKLLVTFPEKGVYVFHCHILEHEDNGMMGQIEVY from the coding sequence ATGAAAGAAGGGATTGAGATAATGCAAAAAAAATTGCTAAAAGGAACCTTATCTATTTTAGCTGCAATAATCTTATCGGCTTGCACAGGTGATAGTGGGGGAATGAACTCTAGTATGATGATGGATAATGAAGATAATCCTGATCAAGGTATGGATCAGGATGGTATGAATGAAATGATGGATCATGGGGAGGTACCTTCACTTGCATCTTCTGAAGGAGTAAATGAGTTGGTGATTCCTCCATTATTAGAAAAGCAAAAAGGAAAAAACTATGATTATGAAGTGACGGCACAAGAAGGGATCACTGAATTTTTCGAAGGAATCTCAACTGAGACTTACGGATATAATGGTGATTTGCTTGGTCCCACACTGAAAATAGAAGAAGGAGAGAGTGTGAATGTTAAAATTACAAATGACTTAAATGAACCAACTACATTTCATTGGCATGGTTTGGAAGTTGCCAGTAAAATAGATGGTGGACCCAGTGATGAAATTCAACCAGGAGAAAGCCGGATCATTACATTAGAAGCTGATCAACCAGCTGCTACATTATGGTATCACCCACATGTTCATGAAATGACTGCTGAACAAGTATTTAGAGGACTCTCAGGAATGTTAATCATTGACAATTCCATTAATTCAGATTTGGAGATTCCAAACGAATATGGGGTTAACGATATTCCGCTTATTTTTCAAGACCGTCTTTTTGACGAAGATAAGCAATTAGATTACGACAATCTCATGAATGTAGACGGCACTTTGGGTGACGTTTCCATGGTGAACGGAACAATCAATCCAAAGATGACTGTCACAGAACCTATTATGCGATTTCGTTTATTAAATGGATCAAATGCACGTAATTATACATTTCGCTTAAGTAATGGTGATAATTTCACTCAAATTGCCTCTGACGGCAGCTTACTCGATGAGCCAGTTGACCGTAAAGAACTTACACTCGCTGCTTCGGAGCGTGCTGAAATTCTTATAGATTTTTCGAAATTAACTGAAGAGGAATCACTTTCTATCATTAATGAAGAAGGTGTAGTGCTACTCCCATTTGATGTGAAAGATACTGATTCAACAGCGGGCTCTATTAAAACATGGACCACTGATGAGCCGTTTTTGACAGATGAGGAGAAAGAAATGCCTGTTACTAAAAACATTGAATTATTTGGAATGATGGATATGGTATCTATTAACGGAAAAAAATTCGATGCTGATCGTATTGATTTGCGTCAGGAGCAGGGCGTGACAGAAGTGTGGGAAATTTATAATAAACCGGATATGATGGGTGGTATGGTACATCCATTCCACATTCATGGTACCCAGTTCAAAGTAATTTCCCGTGACGGTGAAGAAGTGGAAGAAAGTGAACAAGGCTTTAAAGATAGTGTTGCAGTTGAACCTGGTGAAAGAGTAAAATTGCTCGTCACTTTTCCTGAAAAAGGGGTTTACGTATTCCATTGCCATATTTTAGAACATGAAGATAATGGCATGATGGGACAGATTGAAGTGTATTAA
- a CDS encoding copper chaperone CopZ, producing the protein MESVSLKVTGMSCQNCVKSIEKNLGKMQGVEKVSVSLQENIVNVNYNEDEVSLDQMQVVIEDQGYEVNK; encoded by the coding sequence ATGGAGAGTGTATCACTAAAAGTTACAGGTATGTCTTGTCAGAATTGTGTAAAATCTATTGAAAAAAACCTTGGTAAGATGCAGGGTGTTGAGAAAGTTTCTGTTTCACTTCAAGAAAACATTGTCAATGTAAACTATAATGAAGATGAGGTTTCTTTAGATCAAATGCAAGTTGTAATAGAAGATCAAGGTTACGAAGTTAATAAATAG
- a CDS encoding ABC transporter permease, whose translation MNAIAKLEFKKKIQDKGLWFWTFILPIVFIVGFISIFGGNTGTDSEQLVVQIVPGYTVMFSFYIMISIVIAFIKDRDSGMTARIASTPLPTLQYFMGKWIPFILIVLIQIAVLFGFGVAVYDMPLGNAFALIMISVALAFVSTGCGMAMAVIAKTENMGIALTQVIALGGAMLGGLWMPVEFMPDIMQNIAQFLPHYWALQGYQTVILDGGNVLDVWASLLVLIAYGAVCISIALSAYPRYLKLSKS comes from the coding sequence ATGAATGCTATTGCAAAGCTGGAGTTTAAAAAGAAAATACAGGATAAGGGTCTATGGTTCTGGACATTTATTCTGCCGATTGTTTTTATTGTTGGATTTATTTCGATTTTTGGTGGCAATACAGGTACTGATTCCGAGCAGCTTGTCGTTCAGATTGTGCCCGGCTATACGGTGATGTTTTCGTTCTATATCATGATATCAATTGTGATCGCGTTTATTAAAGACCGTGACAGCGGAATGACAGCCAGGATTGCGAGTACCCCGCTCCCGACGCTGCAGTATTTTATGGGCAAGTGGATCCCTTTCATACTGATTGTGCTGATTCAGATTGCCGTGCTGTTCGGATTTGGGGTAGCTGTCTATGATATGCCGCTTGGAAACGCATTTGCGCTGATCATGATTTCGGTGGCTCTGGCCTTTGTCTCAACAGGATGCGGGATGGCGATGGCTGTTATCGCAAAGACTGAAAATATGGGGATCGCCCTGACACAGGTCATTGCGCTCGGAGGTGCGATGCTTGGCGGACTCTGGATGCCTGTAGAGTTCATGCCGGATATCATGCAGAATATCGCACAATTCCTGCCGCATTATTGGGCGCTTCAGGGCTACCAGACGGTGATTCTTGACGGAGGAAATGTACTTGATGTTTGGGCTTCGCTGCTTGTGCTGATTGCTTACGGCGCTGTCTGTATTAGCATTGCACTGTCTGCTTATCCACGTTATTTAAAGTTATCAAAAAGCTGA
- a CDS encoding 3-ketoacyl-ACP reductase, giving the protein MGKVVLVTGSSRGLGATIAKTLVQQGFKVVINFYKSQNAAEELVNELGQEHAIAIRADVTNRKEVEALIEQATQHFGQIDVVVSNALVDFKFDPTGQKPFKDLSWEDYQRQLDGTLKAAFNVVQSVLPQFIERKNGSIISIGTNLFQNPVVPYHEYTTAKAGLIGFTRNIAAELGQYGIKANVVSGGLLKMTDASSVTTPEVFELIAQSTPLKKVTTPEDVASMVAYLASENAAGITGQNFTVDGGLTMN; this is encoded by the coding sequence ATGGGAAAAGTAGTATTAGTAACAGGCAGTAGCAGAGGTTTGGGAGCCACTATCGCCAAAACCTTAGTTCAACAGGGATTTAAAGTGGTTATTAATTTCTATAAGAGTCAGAATGCTGCTGAAGAACTTGTTAATGAACTCGGCCAAGAGCATGCAATTGCGATCCGTGCAGATGTTACAAATCGAAAAGAAGTGGAAGCGCTAATCGAGCAGGCAACCCAGCACTTTGGTCAAATAGACGTTGTAGTGAGTAATGCTTTAGTAGACTTCAAGTTTGATCCAACGGGTCAAAAGCCTTTTAAAGATCTTTCCTGGGAAGATTATCAAAGGCAATTAGATGGAACTTTAAAAGCTGCGTTTAATGTAGTTCAAAGCGTATTACCACAATTCATAGAACGTAAGAATGGCAGTATTATCAGCATTGGAACCAATTTATTTCAAAACCCAGTTGTCCCTTATCATGAATATACAACAGCTAAAGCTGGACTGATTGGCTTTACACGTAATATCGCTGCGGAGTTAGGGCAATATGGTATAAAAGCAAATGTAGTTTCAGGCGGTTTGCTAAAGATGACTGATGCCAGTTCCGTCACTACTCCGGAAGTATTTGAGTTAATTGCTCAGTCAACGCCATTAAAAAAGGTAACGACTCCTGAAGATGTAGCCAGTATGGTCGCTTATCTGGCTTCAGAAAATGCTGCTGGCATTACAGGTCAAAACTTTACAGTCGATGGCGGTCTAACAATGAACTAA
- a CDS encoding monooxygenase: MKSKKQLHLGVLLIGCGHHQAAWLMEDSSIEQIGEVSYYQSLAKLAEYGCFDAVFFADNQSLRAENDRVLPAFWLDPVVNLTAISQVTKYIGLVTTISSTFSNPFTAARQLLSLDHITKGRVGWNLVTSMTDWEAHNHGLEELPPRNKRYEKAEEFADLMNQLFLSWDSKELLYKRTENKLINSANIKPINHQGKYFKVKGPLTTPKSPQGKPVSMQAGASGQGIELASKYADAVYSVSWNLNQATKFRNKLVEQVDKNNNVDRHVKIFPGLVTYVGRTYEEALAKKTALDEKLPLETSLNQLSFFLQQDCSSWDIDKKVPSLPPVEEFKGPVGRYETILEIINDTEPTVKELLGYLSAGGGHLTLVGTPEKIADEMERWLELGVADGFNLMPPTLPESLNDFIELVVPELQKRNIFRRQYSGKTLREHLGL; the protein is encoded by the coding sequence ATGAAGAGTAAAAAACAATTACATTTAGGTGTGCTGTTAATCGGATGTGGCCATCATCAGGCTGCCTGGTTAATGGAGGATTCAAGCATTGAGCAGATCGGAGAAGTTTCGTATTATCAATCTTTAGCAAAGCTGGCGGAGTATGGATGTTTCGATGCAGTATTTTTTGCTGACAATCAATCGTTACGGGCAGAAAATGATCGTGTATTACCGGCTTTTTGGCTTGATCCGGTAGTGAACTTGACTGCTATTTCGCAAGTAACGAAATATATAGGCTTAGTGACGACCATTTCAAGTACTTTTTCTAACCCTTTTACTGCAGCAAGACAGCTGCTAAGTCTCGATCATATAACGAAAGGGAGAGTTGGATGGAATTTAGTCACATCAATGACAGATTGGGAAGCTCATAATCATGGTTTAGAAGAGTTGCCTCCACGCAATAAACGGTATGAAAAAGCTGAGGAATTTGCTGATTTAATGAATCAACTTTTTTTGTCATGGGATAGTAAGGAACTTTTATATAAACGTACAGAAAACAAACTAATCAACTCTGCTAATATAAAACCTATCAATCATCAAGGTAAATACTTTAAAGTAAAAGGGCCGTTAACGACGCCAAAAAGTCCTCAAGGCAAGCCGGTATCGATGCAGGCTGGCGCATCCGGTCAAGGTATTGAGCTCGCTTCTAAATATGCTGATGCCGTTTATTCTGTATCATGGAACTTGAACCAGGCAACAAAATTCCGAAATAAATTGGTTGAACAAGTTGATAAAAACAACAATGTTGATCGGCACGTTAAAATATTTCCGGGTTTAGTTACATATGTCGGGCGTACTTATGAAGAAGCCCTTGCAAAAAAAACAGCTTTAGATGAAAAATTACCTTTGGAAACCTCTTTAAACCAGTTGAGCTTTTTTCTTCAACAGGATTGTTCAAGCTGGGATATTGATAAGAAAGTACCTTCATTACCTCCAGTCGAGGAATTTAAAGGACCAGTAGGAAGATATGAAACAATTTTAGAAATTATTAACGATACCGAACCTACCGTTAAAGAACTCCTGGGTTACTTGAGTGCAGGTGGGGGTCATCTTACATTAGTTGGTACGCCTGAGAAAATTGCAGATGAAATGGAGAGGTGGTTAGAGCTGGGAGTTGCTGATGGCTTCAACCTTATGCCTCCTACTTTACCAGAAAGTTTAAATGACTTTATAGAATTAGTTGTGCCGGAATTACAGAAAAGAAATATCTTTAGAAGGCAATATTCAGGTAAGACTCTTCGTGAACATCTGGGTTTATAG
- a CDS encoding PadR family transcriptional regulator produces the protein MKHKLLPLSETMHYILLALREPRHGYAVMQEIEKMSHGDVILAAGTLYGAIENLNKHGWIEPVGSEGRRRIYQITEEGNTVLQAEQERLLHIISLYEGSEVNEKI, from the coding sequence ATGAAGCATAAATTATTACCGTTATCTGAAACGATGCATTACATTTTGCTGGCGCTGCGTGAACCGCGTCATGGTTATGCTGTGATGCAGGAGATTGAAAAGATGAGTCATGGAGATGTGATTTTAGCGGCGGGTACGCTGTACGGTGCGATCGAAAATCTGAATAAGCACGGCTGGATTGAACCGGTTGGAAGTGAGGGCAGGAGAAGAATTTATCAAATCACTGAAGAGGGAAATACTGTTTTACAAGCTGAACAGGAGAGACTTTTGCATATCATATCTTTGTATGAGGGAAGTGAAGTAAATGAAAAAATTTAA
- a CDS encoding 2-hydroxy-acid oxidase, with amino-acid sequence MSVTAFVESLHEFLQKDQISENETVREQHSVDESYHKGSITQVVVFPRSTEETSQILAAASKHVIPVVPFGLGTSLEGHVVPMQECVTIDFTEMNAVLEVSPDDLIVKVQPGVTRSQLNKELKKHGLFFSVDPGADATLGGMAATNASGTTSVRYGIMRDQVRDLEVVLASGEVIHTGSKAAKSSAGLHLNGLFVGSEGILGCITELTLKVYGIPEYEMAGRATFPSVENAVQAVVSLLQSGIPIARVELLDEISLKQLNHHQKTDYPEIPTLFMEFHGNEAGLAQDVDFMKEIVSMYDCEAIEFVTNNAERNRLWEARHNLAYSFIHGYPGRKMMVTDVCVPISELAGAVRHAQEQLSELNLIGGVTGHVGDGNFHVILMIDLADEEEKARANTFNESLVAYGLERNGTSTGEHGVGYGKQKYMEQEFGAALGVMQQIKAALDPQGILNPGKLLPAKGENVYESVIKS; translated from the coding sequence ATGTCAGTTACAGCATTTGTAGAGAGTTTACATGAGTTTTTACAAAAAGACCAGATTTCCGAAAATGAGACTGTGAGAGAGCAGCATTCGGTGGATGAGTCTTATCATAAAGGCAGTATTACGCAGGTGGTTGTGTTCCCGCGTTCAACAGAAGAGACGTCACAGATTTTAGCAGCAGCATCAAAGCATGTAATTCCGGTCGTGCCATTCGGCCTTGGCACAAGCCTTGAAGGACACGTTGTCCCAATGCAGGAGTGTGTGACGATTGATTTTACTGAAATGAATGCAGTGCTTGAGGTGTCTCCGGATGATCTGATTGTCAAAGTCCAGCCTGGCGTGACACGGAGTCAGCTGAACAAAGAGCTGAAGAAGCACGGGTTGTTTTTCTCAGTAGATCCCGGAGCGGATGCAACGCTCGGCGGCATGGCTGCAACGAATGCGAGCGGAACAACATCCGTCAGATACGGCATTATGCGTGATCAGGTTCGCGATCTTGAAGTGGTACTTGCAAGTGGTGAAGTTATTCATACCGGTTCAAAAGCAGCCAAGTCATCAGCAGGATTGCACCTGAATGGACTCTTTGTTGGTTCTGAAGGAATCTTAGGCTGCATTACAGAGCTTACGCTAAAAGTGTATGGCATTCCTGAATATGAAATGGCAGGACGGGCAACTTTCCCGTCCGTTGAAAATGCGGTGCAGGCGGTAGTCAGTCTGCTACAGTCAGGGATTCCAATTGCACGCGTTGAACTGCTGGATGAGATTTCACTCAAACAGCTGAATCATCATCAGAAAACAGATTATCCTGAGATTCCAACACTGTTCATGGAATTCCACGGTAACGAAGCAGGGCTTGCACAGGATGTTGATTTTATGAAGGAAATCGTCAGCATGTATGACTGTGAAGCGATTGAATTCGTGACAAATAACGCTGAGCGGAACCGTCTCTGGGAAGCGCGTCATAACCTGGCGTACTCCTTTATTCACGGCTATCCTGGTCGCAAAATGATGGTCACGGATGTCTGCGTGCCGATCTCTGAACTCGCAGGAGCTGTCCGTCATGCGCAGGAGCAGCTTAGTGAGCTGAACCTCATTGGCGGCGTAACAGGTCATGTTGGAGACGGGAACTTCCACGTGATTCTGATGATTGATCTGGCAGACGAGGAAGAGAAAGCACGTGCGAATACATTTAATGAAAGTCTTGTCGCATACGGACTCGAGCGTAACGGTACCTCAACCGGGGAGCACGGCGTCGGGTACGGCAAGCAGAAATATATGGAGCAGGAATTCGGAGCGGCGCTTGGCGTCATGCAGCAAATTAAAGCTGCACTGGATCCGCAGGGGATCCTAAACCCAGGTAAACTATTGCCCGCGAAAGGAGAGAATGTCTATGAATCTGTTATCAAAAGTTAG
- a CDS encoding sodium transporter gives MNLLSKVSTLAGKYFAVWVVSAALLAFFVPGIFSPFGSYITILLGIVMFGMGLTLKPVDFKIVAKRPLPVVLGVAAQFVVMPLVAFAIAYALNLPPELAAGLVLLGSVPGGTASNVMVYLAKGNLALSVAMTSLSTLLAPIMTPLLLLLLVGQWMPVDAVSMFMSIFQVIIIPIVLGFVIQRLAPKAVEASLSVIPLISVTAILIIVGVVTGANGPNVITAGWIVFAAVFLHNGFGLLLGYLVAMALGLKEDDRRAISLEVGMQNSGLGVALATAHFSPLAALPSVWGAIWHNISGPFLATIWSKRATDKERSQDEAYEYETRSVSGG, from the coding sequence ATGAATCTGTTATCAAAAGTTAGTACACTCGCAGGAAAATACTTTGCAGTCTGGGTCGTTTCAGCTGCACTGCTCGCCTTTTTCGTACCGGGCATCTTTTCTCCTTTCGGAAGCTATATCACGATTTTACTTGGAATCGTTATGTTCGGAATGGGTCTTACATTAAAACCGGTTGATTTTAAAATCGTAGCAAAGCGTCCACTTCCCGTCGTACTTGGCGTGGCAGCTCAATTTGTTGTTATGCCGCTTGTCGCATTTGCGATTGCCTATGCACTGAACCTTCCGCCTGAGCTGGCAGCAGGGCTTGTGCTGTTAGGGTCCGTACCTGGTGGAACAGCATCTAACGTAATGGTGTATCTGGCAAAAGGAAACCTTGCACTATCCGTTGCGATGACAAGCTTATCAACGCTTTTGGCACCAATTATGACGCCGTTACTATTGTTGCTTTTGGTCGGACAATGGATGCCGGTTGATGCGGTATCCATGTTCATGTCGATCTTCCAGGTCATCATTATTCCAATTGTACTTGGCTTTGTGATCCAGCGCCTTGCACCTAAAGCGGTGGAAGCGAGTCTGTCTGTGATTCCGCTGATCTCGGTTACTGCGATCCTGATCATTGTAGGTGTCGTAACAGGCGCAAACGGACCAAACGTCATCACAGCCGGCTGGATTGTATTCGCAGCAGTGTTTCTGCACAATGGCTTTGGCTTACTGCTTGGATATCTTGTCGCAATGGCACTTGGTCTGAAGGAAGACGACCGCCGTGCGATTTCACTGGAGGTTGGCATGCAGAACTCAGGTCTCGGTGTCGCACTCGCAACCGCACACTTCAGTCCGCTTGCTGCACTGCCAAGCGTCTGGGGCGCAATCTGGCACAACATCTCAGGTCCATTCCTTGCGACAATCTGGTCGAAGAGAGCGACTGATAAAGAGAGAAGTCAGGATGAGGCATATGAGTATGAGACCCGTAGTGTGTCGGGTGGGTGA